The Microcystis aeruginosa NIES-843 sequence TCCCAGAACGAAGGTGTTATCTTTGAAGAGATCCTCTGCCCCAGTGTAGGTAAACGCAGCCAGTGCGTTTTTGCCAATATTAAACGAAACCGCTTTGGCGGCATCTAGTAAAGTGTCCTGTTTAGCTTCGAAAGTACCCAAGAACTGGGTAGAAGTAAAGCCAACTGCCTTCAGGTTGAGGACATCACCCGCCACCTGAAAATCGGTAATGGTATCGAAGGCAATGGTACTGTCGAAGTTCGAGTCAGCAATACTCTTATACACGAAGGTATCATTGCCAGTGCCAGGACCACCAGTTAAGGTGTCAGCAGAAGCGCCACCAGTCAGGGTGTCATTCTTGGCGCCACCTTCCAAGGTGTCTTTTAAAGCTCCACCGATGATATTCAAGGTACCATTGGTTTCCAAGCTGCCATCGTATGTAAGTTTTGAAACCGTGAAAGAGGAGGCATCAACGGTGGCAGACTTGCCACTGGCAACGAAGGAGTCATTGGGGTTAAGAACCGTATTAACAAAGGACGTTTGCTTGACGATAACCGTCTCCACATTCGTGACTCGATTTAGGGCGAGAATACTTGTCTCGTCTCCAAGGCTGGCGGTTATGGTATCCTCACCGTCACTGCCGTTGATGGCGACACCGACCAATTGGTTGGTAATTGCCGTCAAGGTGAAGGAGTCATCGGACTTACCACCGACAATCTGTTTGACACTAAATGGATCAACTTCTGTAGAAAGAATGTTGGCCAGATTGAGGGTCAGCTTACCGGTCAAAGCAGTGGCATCCAATTGAGCGGTGGAGTTTCCGCGAGCCATCTGAACAGCACCATCAATGGTGAGGTTCTTGTCACCACTGATGACGAAATTAGTATTTTCACCAGTCTGCGTATCGCGTATGGTCGGATTGGTGGTGGTATCACTCGCTTTGAGGACGCTATCGGCCTTAACCACGATGTTGATCTGACTGGCGTTGTTCTGGAAACGAGTGTCTTTAATAATTAGATTATCCACTAGCCCATCGACAATTCTCGTCCCTGCTACCGTACCGTTTAGGTTAATGGTAGTTTGGCTGTTTTTATTCGTCTGTAGTACCGTCAGGGTCCCAGCGTAGCCTTCCGCTAGATTAAGGGGGTGCTTTTCAGAAGTGAGAACTGTTATGTTACCCGTGACAAATTCTAGAGTCTTGACATCAGTGATGTTAGCGATATCAACAACACCACCGGGGGAACCCGTGAGTTTGATGTCCTCGATCTTACTGATAAAGGGGATGGTTTGGAAATCAAAGACATCGGGCAGGATGGTCGCCGTTAAGACATCATTATCGGAGGTACTGGGGTCTTGGATAACGCTGCCATCCAAGAAAACTGTACCGTTGATCTGATCGTTAGCGGTGGAGAGAAACTTATCGGCAGGGGAAACATGGGTGGAAGCGGCGGCTGTTAAAACGGCTCCTTGTTCTAACAGGGTGAAGGTAGTACCCGTGCCACCACCGATAATATCAATGATCGCCTGCTCGATGGCATCTTCAGCATCGGCAACGCTTTCGTCGGTGAAAGTCACCGTGTCGATGATTTGCGATGAGGTGGCAAATAGGGAAGCAGTGAAAGGAATGCCCGCATTAAGTGCTTCTTGGGTAAATTGCAGGGCTATATCGGCACGGTTTTGGAGAGCGACCCTGTCGGTTCCTTGCGCTCCTTGAGCCACTGCGAGGACAAATTCCGCCACAGCCTCAGGAGAGCTATCCTGTTCGAGAACACCTGACCAGTACTCTAGTCCAGCGTCGTCCGCATCACGACCAAAGGCATTCTGATAGATTTCATTAATAAATGCTACGGGGTCGCCTAGGGTGGGAGATGCCAAGAAGGGGTAAAGGGATTTAGCCTCTGGGGAGGCACCGAACTGGGCGGCCATCTCCTCTATGGTTACATCTTGGCTCTGCCAAAAGGTTAGGCCCTGTGGATCAGGGGAGCGGTTAAAGTAGATGACGTACAAGCCGACGATCGAATTTTGATCTACAGTCATAGTTTATTTTTCACTCCTCGAACAAAGTAAAAAGGTGTTCACACATGGCAGATATACTAGCATAGATGACCTCAATTATCAAGCTATGGCAAAATTTTTTTTTGTGGGAGTAGTTTCAGTCAAGGTCTTCTACAGTTGGTAATGATCGTTGAAGACTGACCCACGACCAGATTGAGTAGATTCTTTAAGACTTAAGGTTATATTCCCATCCCCCAGAATACACCCTGATTCACCTTGATTTGGCAATTCGGTTACAATATTTAAACTGTCTTAGTTTATCGAGATGTATCTATAGGTTAGTCCGACTTATGCCATTTTTCTAAAGTAATGGCATAGATGGTTAATTACCCTCACCCTCACCCCCCCCGACATCGGGGGCAAGGGGAGGGGAGAGGGGCGTAGTATGCCTGCAAAGAATAAAGAAAAATGGTATTACTCCGTCAATTTTGCTGGGGCAATTTGTCCAACCCTAGCCATCTGAGCCTCACTGCTGGTGCTGGAATTTGGCGGGAGTTTTTTCGGGCTGCTAATCTGTGTGTGTTAGGGGGAGCGGAAACAAATCTAAAAATGTCTAGTCTGGTATCTATCGAACTCTTTTCTGATTCTGAGGTTTAATTTTTTGGTTCTAAAACCTGATGGGCTATTGTCGAGAGAGCCAGAAACTTGCCGCTCCGTCACCACAGGGCAGCAAATGTCTTGTTCGGGGAAACTTGATTAGAAAAAAGACGGTCTTAACAGCAATGCCATCCCAGCCTGATGGTACAGGAACCTGTAAGATGGGATTGGTAGCCACTATCGGGGAGCAAGATTCTCAATCAAGGCAGTTCCATCTCTCTCGGTGCTGGGATAAACGAAAATATTAAACTTAATTTTTTCTTCTAAGCTAAGACGCATTTTAACCGCTCATCCTTAGATTGGCTAAATCTCCCCCAATCCCTTGCCTCTTACCTGTTGCCTCTTGCCTCATCTCAACAAGTAATTTAAATACTTAACAGCTTATGACTATCGAAACTTACTATCCCCATCTAAATGTCAAGCATTTGCTTGATAAAATTCGCCAAGAAGCCCTGCGTCAAAATCTGCACCTTGGGGTTCCCTCAGCACCATTACCACCACCACCGGCAGCGACAAGGGAATTAGTCCTGAAGGGGGATTTTGATCGGGAAGCAATTAATAATCAAATCGATTATATAGAGGGATTTATCAAAACAGCCGAGTCAAGAGCGGCAGTGCGTAACCAACTGCCAGAGAAATTTGGACGTTTTCCCTGGTTATTATTTAAACCCTTGCAAGCTCTGGCTTTAAAGATTCTCAATACCATATTTCGCGATCAAAGGGAAGTGAACTTCAATCTGGCCAGTGCCTTGCGAGAATGCCTACAATTAAATCGACAGTTATTATCAGAGGTGGAAAGTTTGCGATCGCAATCCCAGCGAGATTTAGAGAATTTAATGGCGGTTAGTCAGAGTTTATCTGGTTACAGCCAAGCGGTGGAGAAAAATCTGATCAATAATACCCAAAATCTACAGGAAAAACTGCATAATCTTGACCAAAAATGGCAGGAGCGGCAGCAGCAAAATCAAGATGAACTCCAAGGAGAAATCCAGGAACTTGAGCGAGAGATGCAAAGCCAAATCGAGCAACTGGCTCAAAAGGGGGATAGGATCGCTAATCAAATTCAAGAGGGGCTGCAAAGCCAAATCGAGCAACTAGATCAAAAGCGCGATCGGATCGCCAATCAAATTCAAGAGGGGCTGCAAAGCCAAATCGAGCAACTAGATCAAAAGCGCGATCGGATCGCCAATCAAATTCAAGAGGGGCTGCAAAGCCAAATCCACCACCTCGATCGAGAGTTGTATCAGAAGACCGAGCAATTGCAGGAGTATCTAGAAACCCAAATTAAAGATAGTAATGAGAAGAATTTTCAAAATAGCCATTATTTAAAGATAGATTTACTCCAACAAAAGCGCTTAATGAATAAGTTTTTAGAAGCGACAGCAGGAGCGGAAGGGGGATTGGCGAGTGAACCAGCGCAAATTTTTGCGGGAGAGTTAGATCATTCTCTAGATGCCTTT is a genomic window containing:
- a CDS encoding methyltransferase domain-containing protein — protein: MTIETYYPHLNVKHLLDKIRQEALRQNLHLGVPSAPLPPPPAATRELVLKGDFDREAINNQIDYIEGFIKTAESRAAVRNQLPEKFGRFPWLLFKPLQALALKILNTIFRDQREVNFNLASALRECLQLNRQLLSEVESLRSQSQRDLENLMAVSQSLSGYSQAVEKNLINNTQNLQEKLHNLDQKWQERQQQNQDELQGEIQELEREMQSQIEQLAQKGDRIANQIQEGLQSQIEQLDQKRDRIANQIQEGLQSQIEQLDQKRDRIANQIQEGLQSQIHHLDRELYQKTEQLQEYLETQIKDSNEKNFQNSHYLKIDLLQQKRLMNKFLEATAGAEGGLASEPAQIFAGELDHSLDAFYFAFEERFRGSREEINKRLEVYLPRLREAQIAPVDSLILDLGCGRGEWLELLRDNGYRARGIDLNRVVIEQCQSRGLEVVEGDVIAYLQSMPDESVAVITGFHIIEHLPFEILVKLLNEAFRVLRHRGLVIFETPNPANVLVGSCNFYFDPTHRNPLPSLMTQFLVQYCGFAEVEILNLNPSDGFKADEGNELDELSKQFNQYFYGPMDYAVIGYKL
- a CDS encoding DUF4214 domain-containing protein; this encodes MTVDQNSIVGLYVIYFNRSPDPQGLTFWQSQDVTIEEMAAQFGASPEAKSLYPFLASPTLGDPVAFINEIYQNAFGRDADDAGLEYWSGVLEQDSSPEAVAEFVLAVAQGAQGTDRVALQNRADIALQFTQEALNAGIPFTASLFATSSQIIDTVTFTDESVADAEDAIEQAIIDIIGGGTGTTFTLLEQGAVLTAAASTHVSPADKFLSTANDQINGTVFLDGSVIQDPSTSDNDVLTATILPDVFDFQTIPFISKIEDIKLTGSPGGVVDIANITDVKTLEFVTGNITVLTSEKHPLNLAEGYAGTLTVLQTNKNSQTTINLNGTVAGTRIVDGLVDNLIIKDTRFQNNASQINIVVKADSVLKASDTTTNPTIRDTQTGENTNFVISGDKNLTIDGAVQMARGNSTAQLDATALTGKLTLNLANILSTEVDPFSVKQIVGGKSDDSFTLTAITNQLVGVAINGSDGEDTITASLGDETSILALNRVTNVETVIVKQTSFVNTVLNPNDSFVASGKSATVDASSFTVSKLTYDGSLETNGTLNIIGGALKDTLEGGAKNDTLTGGASADTLTGGPGTGNDTFVYKSIADSNFDSTIAFDTITDFQVAGDVLNLKAVGFTSTQFLGTFEAKQDTLLDAAKAVSFNIGKNALAAFTYTGAEDLFKDNTFVLGTNNSAIDVVDAGDLFIQLTDDLTLTSVNFA